ATTTTAgcctaaattcggtttttcgggttctgTTCGGTTTGGgcgaaaaaccgaaccgaaacccgaatgcacacccctagccACAACGCGTCTCACAATGGGTTCCGAGTGACAGGACAAGCCAAATCAGGCGTGCTGCTGAGTGCTGATGGCTAGCTTTGATCCGATTTTAGTTTGTTGAACTTTGTTCAAATATTTAGAGGAAAAATGATGTGTGTAACTAAATTAAAATAAGCAGCTACCGAAACATTAGAGAacattaattgatttatttCTCAAGTGGAGAGGAGAAGCTACATTTGAGTTCCAAGTTCACTTACACAACAGAGAAGTACAATTTTGTATGACACTGAATTAAGATAAACAAAATTTTGAATTCAAGAATAGATCAATGTCTCGTGTACGTATACTATAACAGATTAACAACATACAATAACTTAACAGTGTAAGAACTAAGAAGCATGCATGCTAGATGGTTCCATTACTGCAAGGGTTTAAGGTGAAAAACTTGGCAGGCAGGCCTGTAAGATTGCTTCTTTGTCGCCTGTTCGAATTTCTTGTTCGCAGCTTCATTCTCTTCTAAGCTGGTTTGGATGAAAAACCTAATCCACCATGATGAGCTCCGGAATTTGGCCTGAATAACAAACACGCCCACTAGCAGATTCAAGGACTCgcttattttgttttttaaagcaaacaaacacaaaagagaAAACCAGCAAAGATGAACCAGCTTTCCATCACCGAATTTTGTATAGCGGGATATTTATGGAAAACGTTGAAAGTTGGGGactattgattaaaaaaaaggaaatttggGACATTTTTTGGAATACACTGAAGGGATATGTTTATCAGGTGTTGTTCAAATTTTGGGGGCTGAACTAACAGTAGATTAAGTGCTTGTGTATTAAGAATTAGGAGAGGCACTCAGGCACAAGCCTCTGACCCCACTAAATTGAGGTGTGATCAGCCATTATCATTCTATAAGTCATTCTATAAGCATCCGATGGCATGGTTTATGTGCGTGGGAAGGTTGGTGAGTGAGAGAGCGAGTGTAAAAGTCGAATGTAAAGTTTCCAGGTTAAGAATTGCATGTAAAAAGATAGGATATACTTACAGGGCGTCCGAACTTGGACAGCTCAGCCAATTTAGCTCTTTGATGACCTGGATAACCTACAGTAACATAAAATTGGTAAACTCGGTTTTTGAAGTAACATGGGCACAGCAGGCAGTCATGCCATTATCTTATTCTACTAAAAGAGCCTAAACTTTTGcagacaaaataaaaaaaatctgcaTGGTACACATGGGGATTACCATGTAACAGCAGGAAATTACAAGTATGGTTAGGACTCGCTAGTCACTACCCTCAATCATTCGGTTAAAAGAGCTGTGACAAGCATCCTTGGATAAAGAGTGAcagaaattgttaattataagcTTAGATAGGTACCAACAGAATACTTAAGATCTTTTATTGTGCACAAAACTAAGGAAATGAAAATGGTACTGTATCATTCATGTTTTCTCTATCTGCGTATTATGAATGTTTTATCACTGGGAAGCAGGAATCAGACTGGAAGGAGCACTGCATCACTTGATCACAGTAAGCACACACCTGATGCTACAAACCGGATAGGCATGACACTTTGGTACAAGACACAGTTCCTGCTACAGTGCTACTAGATGCAAAACTATGCCAATCAGAAAACTGGTAAACCTGCTCAACCATGTCCAACTTACAAAATGCTAAAGACTTGGTCAATTAAGATCAAAGAGATGAAAATATGATCACACAGACAAGACTCATCAAAGGAAATCAAAACCAAGATTTCTGAGAAATTACCAGATAATAAAACTAAGCCATCAGATGCCACTCGCGCTAAATCCGGAACAGTTTTATTAAGATATTTTGGTGACAAGTAATCCAATGCATCTGACACAACAACAAGAGAAAATGACTTGGGCTTGTATGGAAGGGGAAACTTGATATCAGCCACACGTACAACGGCCTTGCTCACAAGGCTCCTGCAGTTGGCATCAacatcatataattcatatgGCTCTACACCCCAAGCTTCAGTATCATCTTCTTTTAATATTTGAGAGACTATTGAGCATGTTTCTGGGCCAACATGCAGTACCTTCCGCATGCTGTCACCATATGATTTCTTAAGGATAGGTATCAATCTTTGAAGTTCTAGAGTACAGGAAACCCCACCTGCAGGAACAAATAAACCCAAGAGCAATCATCATATCAGAGGTGATTCGTCTATTCATGAAATAACTCTGAAAAAGATTAAGTAGTGTTCCAAGAATTATTTGAGCAGTTAAAAAGTAATGGAAACTCTATAGAATTCAGATCACATCAATAACATTACCTAGTAGACTAAATGCAGAATAGCTAGCAGAACTCACATGAGTTAATCCAGAGCCCTTCAGAATAAACTGCCCTATGTTTTTCATGTATTTTACCAGAAAAAGTATATTTTTCGGATTTCAATATTTGTAATAACAAAGTATACTTTTCAACATAATTACCAAAACTTGGCActagagaaaaaaattaatggcaGCTAAAATTATTGCAATACAAGTTTGGAATTTTCTTATGCATTGCTTAATCCTGATTCTAGTGGAAAAGGAATGATGATATTAATTGAATGGAAGTACCATTGATGTACCAACAATGAATGACTACTTTTtgtaagagagagaagaagagagtgTTTTTTAAGAGGATGTCTTCATTGGTAACTAAGATATGACATTAATCCTTAAGCtttgacaaaaaaattgaaaaaataaacacaaaagAGTTTCCCTTATAgcaaagaaaggaaaaaagaatggaaggaaggaaggaagaaaGAAACTTCCTAAAACTAAAAGAAGGGGTGCGCTTGGCAGTTACCCTCGAGTCGATTCAAAGCGGCAATATCCCTACTCCTGCCACCTGTCAGGAAGCAGTTTAAAAGTCAATTAACACCAAAAAATAACTTAGTACCAAATTCTTCGAGG
This sequence is a window from Salvia splendens isolate huo1 chromosome 5, SspV2, whole genome shotgun sequence. Protein-coding genes within it:
- the LOC121805655 gene encoding probable pectin methylesterase CGR3 isoform X2, encoding MTSRRPNTSRRFTDSGVPFMGALHHKSRPSPLLSIGLVVVGALLIVGYMYHGSGGRSRDIAALNRLEGGVSCTLELQRLIPILKKSYGDSMRKVLHVGPETCSIVSQILKEDDTEAWGVEPYELYDVDANCRSLVSKAVVRVADIKFPLPYKPKSFSLVVVSDALDYLSPKYLNKTVPDLARVASDGLVLLSGYPGHQRAKLAELSKFGRPAKFRSSSWWIRFFIQTSLEENEAANKKFEQATKKQSYRPACQVFHLKPLQ
- the LOC121805655 gene encoding probable pectin methylesterase CGR3 isoform X1; translation: MLIRSIIFESLCLEHLSYLFGSFFYHDKEFDLFYSAFNPISSRLLHLQMTSRRPNTSRRFTDSGVPFMGALHHKSRPSPLLSIGLVVVGALLIVGYMYHGSGGRSRDIAALNRLEGGVSCTLELQRLIPILKKSYGDSMRKVLHVGPETCSIVSQILKEDDTEAWGVEPYELYDVDANCRSLVSKAVVRVADIKFPLPYKPKSFSLVVVSDALDYLSPKYLNKTVPDLARVASDGLVLLSGYPGHQRAKLAELSKFGRPAKFRSSSWWIRFFIQTSLEENEAANKKFEQATKKQSYRPACQVFHLKPLQ